A segment of the Streptomyces sp. NBC_01235 genome:
CCATGTCTGGAACCTCGTCGAAGTACTCATGGGCCACCTCCAGCGGCATTGGGGCCGGCCGGACCAGGGGATGTGGCAAGTACGGGGTTCGCGGAGGCAGTTCGTCCACTCCAAGGTCATGGTCTGGGTGGCCGCCGACCGCGCTGTGCGCATGGGGGAACTGCTTGGCAGAAACGGGTCCTCGGCTGAATGGCGGGCCATGCGCGAGGAGGTGCACCGGGAGGTCTGCCGAAAGGGGTGGGACGCGCGGCAGAAGTCCTTCGTGCAGTCCTACGGCTCGTCGGCCCTGGACGCCTCGGCACTGCTGATCCCCAGACTCGGCTTCCTGCCCGCCGGTGACCTGCGGGTGCAGGGCACGCTGCAGGCGATGTGGCAGCTGAACCACGCGGGATTCATGCGTCGATACGATCACGACGGCGGTGCCGTGCACGGTGTGGACGGCATGCCTGGCGCCGAGGGCGCGTTCGTGTCGTGCTCTCTGTGGTACGCCCACGGCCTCGCCGCGACGGGGCATCCGCGGCAGGCCCGGGAGGCATTCGAACGGGTGCTTGCCATTCGCAACGACGTCGGTCTGCTCGCCGAGCAGTGGGACCCGGACGCGGGTCGTCAACTGGGCAACGCGCCGACGGCGTCCAGTCATATCGCCCTGGTGGAAACGGCGTTCGCCCTTTCATCGGCACCGCCCCGGAGCCGCCGTAGTGCGGCAGCGTCGCATGGACGTCGAGTTCAAGGCGCGCGGATCACACCTGGATAATCAATTCCCATGCCCGTGGAGACGTGAACAAGGGTGTCCAAGATCGTTGTGCGATGAACAACCTGGACACCCTCGCGACCGCACTCCACGAGGGAACCGACGACCTGCTGACAGCGGTTCCGCACATGGCCCCGTAGCGACCGATGGTGGGCATGGCGCCCAAGCTCACTGACGCCGAACTGGTCACGTCGGCGGTGATGCAGGCCCTGCTCGGCTTCACCAGCGAGGCCCGCCGGCTGCGGCACACCCATGCCCACCTGCGCCCCCAGTTCCCCTACCTGCTCCAGCAACCCGGCTACAACAAGCGCCTGCGGGCGGCGGCTTCGCTGATCCGCCGCACCATCCGCGTGCCGGCCACCGCCACGGCGCTGTGGAGCGACGAGGCGTGGATCGTGGACTCCGCTCCGGTGGAATGCGGTCGCTCCGAGTCACCGACTGGTGAGCTCCAGCCGCAGCGAGCCCGGGACCGGGCCCGGAGTACTCAGGGCCCGGGCCACCTCGCCGACGAAGCCCTCGTCGCGCCACTGACGGCCGGAAACGTTCACGCTGACGTAGCCGCCCCGGCAACCCGTATCTCAAAGGAGCCCTCGGCCTGGCCGTCTTCGGAGCGGTGAGAACCAACAACACCTACCTGCAGGCCCGTTGCAAGCGGCTGACCGCCCGGCGCGGCCCGCTCAGGGCCCTGGTCGCCGTCGAACACTCGATCATCACTGCGATCTGGCACATGCTCACCGACAACCTCCCCTACCACGACCTCGGCGGCACCTACTTCGCCCAGCGCGACCCCGAACGCGCCACCCGCCGTGCGATCACCGCACTCAACCAGCTCGGCTGCACCGTCACCCTCAACCCGATCCAGGCCGCAGCCTGACATCCAGAACCCGGACACCCGGCGGCCACCACGGCCACCGGGCGCTCAAACCTGCCCATCTCCACCCCGACCTGCACCTCTTCGCGCGTCAGGGGGCATTTCGGATTGATCCGAGGTGGTCTCTCGATCGTCTTTGGGGCCGGATGGAGACCGAGCGCTCCTTGACGGTTCTGTTGCCCTTCCCACGGCGAGGGATCGCTTCAGCGGCCATCGGGCGACGAAGGGGGGCAATGCGATCCCCTCGGCTGAGCGAGGCGGCGGGCGGGCAAGGTGGCGGTGGGCATCGGGAGGCTGTCGCGCGCGGTGCGGCGGAGCTGTCGCATGTACTGCTCTCGCGGCACGAGAACGCCGCCCAGGCTGCGGACGTGCGGGCTGTCCCGCTGAGCGTCGAGCAGCACGCCGCCGGCCTGGGCGAAGCGCGCCGCGAGGTCCGTCACCGCTACCTTCGAGGCGCCGGGACGGTGGAAGAACATCGAGTCCATGCTGAAGACCGATCCGAGCTGGAGGCCGAAGACGCCACCGACCAGATCGCCGTCCTCCCACACCTCGGCGCTGTGGGCGTGACCCAGATCGTGCAGGGTGATCAAGCTTGAGATCAGCTCTTCGGTGAGCCACAGGGGGGTGCGGCCGGCGCGGCATTCACGGACGACCCGCTCGAACCGCCGGTCCAGGCTGGTCGACCACGGCAGCCGGTTGCGCAGCCGCCGGGCGAGACTGCGGCTGAGGTGCGGGGCCGAGACGGGCAGCACCGGCCTGGGGTCGGGCGACCACCAGGAGACGGCGTAGGGGTCGGCCGATTCCTCCCCCACGAGCCGGATGCGGCCCTCCTGGACCTGATCGGCGAAGACCACCTCGTTGAGGGTGCGGGTGTACTCGTTGGATGCCGGGAACGGATAGACCCCGGCGCGGTACGCCGCCAGGAGGCAGGCCGGACCGATGTCGGCGGAGAAGGCCACCGGACCGTCGGGCGCCGCTTCCCGCAGGTCCAGCGCCTCCCAGCTGGGGCATCGGCTCACCACCGTGCCGCTCCCTGCGCCTGGCTCTCCACCGGCCGGACGAAGTCGGCCTGTTGGAGGAAGTCGATGTAGCGGTCCATCATCCCCGCGTCCACCGGCGGAATGTCGATCCCGGCGTCCGTCAGCGCACGTTCCGCGTTGCCGCGGGTGAACTCCGGGAAAACGCCCTGGAAGTACATCTCGCTCACGGTGATGTCGGCGCGGGCGCACCGGTCGACGAAGAGCGGGACGAACGGGGTGATCGGGTCGGTGGGGTGCCCGGCCGCGTACTTCACCAGCGTGGCGATCCACTCGGCGTAGGGGATCGTCTGGACCGGGTAACCCCGCCTGCGCAGGCGCTCGGCGAGTGAATCCAGCAGCGTGGGACGGGGGTTGGTGAGGTGGTAGACCTCGCCGCGAGCGGGATGGCGGGTGGAGATGTGCCCGATCGCGCGGGCCAGGTGGTCGGCCGGCAGGAAGTCCAGCGGCAGCGGGATGTCAGGGCACAGCCCGGTCCGCGCGATGAAGCTGATGAGGGCGGCCATCTCGCTGCTGGTGTTCATCACGCCGGTTCCGCTGCTGCCCGTGATGTCCATCAGGCGGTAGACGGCGACCGGCAGGCCCGCGGCGGACGCCTTGTGCAGCAGCGCCTCGCCGACCCATTTGGTCTCCACGTATCCCACCGACAGATATTCGGGGAAGCGCAGCGGAGTGGTCTCCGTCGCCTCGCGCACGCCGGCCGGCCCGAATCCGGCGAGCACTGCCATGCTGGAGGTGAAGTGGACGGGGACGGCCCGGCCGGCGGCGAGGCGGATGATCTCGTATGTTCCGTCGACGTTGGCCGCGCGCAACTCGTGGTACGGGTAGATGAAGTTGACCTGGCCGCCGAAGTGGTAGACGGCGTCGATGACCGATCCCAGCTCCTCGAACCGGCTCGGGGACAGCCCCAGTCCGGGCTTGCCCAGGTTGCCGACGACCGGCTGGACGCGCTCGCTGAGCAGATCGCTGAGGACGTACCGCTGGTGGCTCGCGCGGATCCGCTCCATGGCGTGCCGGTCGTCGGAGGCCCTGACCAGGCAGAGGATCCGTCCCGTCGTCCTGCGAAGCAGCTCGTCGATCATGTGCGCGCCGCAGAACCCCGTCGCCCCGGTGAGGAGGACGTCGCCGGGGCGACGGGGGTCCGGAGCCGGCGCGCCACGGCCCACTGCCGGAACACGCCGATCGGTCTCGGCGACGAAGTCGACGCTTCCGCCGTCCGGGTGGGCCAGCGTGCCGGCACGTGCCTGGCGCACGGACTCGGCGAACGCGGCGAGCGTCGGATACCGCAGCAGCGAACGGGTCAGGTCGCGGATCTGTGTGATGCCGATGCCGAAGACGACACGGGTCCGGGCGAGCATTTCCATGGCCAGCAGCGAGTTGCCGCCGAGCTCGAAGAAGTCGTCGTGCGGACGGACGCGGTCCACACCCAGGATCTGGCCCCACAACAGGGCCATCCCCTGCGGCACCGGACGGTCGTCGGCGTCGGCCGTCGTCGCCGCGGTCCCGGGTTCCGGCACGGTCCGCCGGTCGAGCTTTCCGCCGGGCGTGACGGGCAGCCGCTCCACCCCGTGGAAGGCCGCCGGGATCATGTAGCCCGGCAGGATCTCGGCGAGTGCCGACCGCAGCCGTGCGGGCACTACCGCCTCGCCGTCGGCCGGCGGCGAGGCCGGCGTGAAGTAGGCGATGAGCTCCCGGTCGCCGCTGGCGCGCGTCCGGGCCACCACCATCGCCTGGCCGACCTCCGGAAGGGAGACGAGCGCGGCCTCGACCTCGGCCGGGTCGACGCGGAACCCGCGGATCTTCATCTGGTCGTCGACCCGGCCCAGGACCTGCACGTTGCCGTCCGAGCGCCGGCGGCCCAGATCCCCGGTCCGGTACATCCGACCCCCCGGCGCCGAGCCGTGCGGGTCGGGCAGGAACTGCTGTGCGGTCAGGGCGGGTTGCCGCCAGATACCGCGCGCCAGCCCCGGTCCGCCGATGTAGATCTCGCCGCGCTCGCCCGGCGGCACCGGGTGCAGTGCGGCGTCGAGCACGTGGACGTGATTGCCCTCCAGGGGCCTGCCGATCGGGGCGACGGCGGTGTCCGGCGCGGCGAGGACTTCCTCGTTCAGGTCGCAGAGCGTGGAGGTGATGGTGGTCTCGGTGAGCCCGTAGGCGTTGACGAGCCGCGCGCCGGGGATCCGGCGCAGAATGGCGCGGCAGTCCTTCGCGGTGACGATCTCGCCGCCGATGATGACGAGCCTCAGCGACGCGAGGCTCTCGTCGCCGTCCGGGACGGAGACGATCCGATGCCAGTAGGCGGGGGGCAGGTCGGCGACGGTGATCCCGTGCTCCGGGAGGCGGTGCAGCAGGTCGCTGGGCGCCCACGTATGTGTTCCCGCGAGGACGAGCGTCGCGCCGCTGATCAGCGTTGCGAAGTTCTGCTCCAGTGAGGTGTCGAAGCCGAGCGCCGCGGCGTGCAGCACTCGGTCGCCGGGGGTCAGTTCGTATGCCCGGGCCGCCGCGGTGAGGGAGTGGGCCAGCGACCGGTGGGTGATCATCACACCCTTGGGAGGCCCGGTGGATCCCGAGGTGTAGATCACGTAGGCGAGGTCGTCCGGCCGGGGACCGTGTGCCGACGGCGGCGGTCCCGCCGACGGCGTCCGCGTGGCCGGTTCCCCGGCGGCCCCGGGGTAGACGATCCGCGCCTCGCATCCGGTGAACATCGGGGCGTGCTCGGGGCTCGAGACGACGAGGCGTGAACCGGTCTCCCCGACCAGCGCTGCCATCCGGTGCCGCGGAGTCGCCGGGTCGAGGGGCAGGAACGCGCCGCCGGAGCTCAGCACCGCCAGCAGCGTGACGACCAACTCGGGCACGCGGTCCAGGCACACGGTGACGACGGACTCCGCGCCGACGCCCGACTCCCGCAGCTCGTGGGCAAGCCGGTCGGCGCGGCTGGTCAGCTCGGCGTAGCTGAGCCGGCCCTCGTCCGAGAGCACCGCGAGAGCGGACGGCTCACGCCGCGCCTGCTCCCGGACCAGCTCGGGCACGGTGCTCGGCCCGGAACCCGGGGGCCGACGCCCGGCGCGGGCGCTTGCGGGCCGCATGTCGGTCCACAGACGGTCGACGAGGCTTCCGCAGCACGCGGCGGACGCCGGTCCGCCGATCCGGCGCCATCCGGCCGGAATCCGGCGATCGGCGGGCCAGATGGCGTACTGCTCCTCGTCGTTGCGCAGTACGACGCACGCAGCCGACTCTGCCAACGGGTGATCACGTTCCGTCACCTTGGGCCTCCTGCCTCGCGCGGCGTCCTGCGGAGCACGACCTGCGCCCCCCCGCGGGAGAGGGCCGCCGCCATCACCGCTTCCCCTCCGCGGGCGCCCCGGGCACTCCGGCCAGGCGGACGAGCGGCGGCGCGAGGACGAGGTGTTGCGCCTCTGCGGCGCTGACCGGCTCGGCGAAGAGGTACCCCTGACCGAGTCGGCAGCCCATGGAGATCAGCAACTCCTGCTGCCTCGCGTTCTCCACTCCTTCGGCGATCACGGTGAGGCCGAGTGTGTCGGCGAGATGTGTGATGCCCTCGACCAAAGCGTACTGCTCGGGCGAGCGCCCGAGTTGGTCGATGAACGACTTGTCGATCTTGAGTATCGAGATCGGGAACTCACGCAGATAGCTCAGCGACGAGTAGCCCGTTCCGAAATCGTCGATCGCGAAGCGGATGCCGAGATCGGTGAGCGAACTCATCTCAGCCAGGATGCGCTCGTCGTTGTACATCAGCACACTCTCGGTCAGTTCCAATACGAGAGACGACGGGTCGATGCCGGAGAATTGCAGGGCGCGCCGGACCACGTTGTGGAACTCGTCGTCCCGGAACTGACGCGGCGACACGTTCACGCTGACGTAGGGTGCGTTGTGGTCGGCCGTCCCGTGGTCCAGCACGGAGTCCTCCCACCGGACAGCCTCGGCCGCGGCCTGATCAAGCACCCAGGCGCCGAGCGGGACGATCTGCCCGCTCTCCTCGGCCAGCGTGATGAACTGCTCCGGCAGCACCATGCCGCGCGTGGAGTGGGGCCAGCGAACGAGC
Coding sequences within it:
- a CDS encoding leucyl/phenylalanyl-tRNA--protein transferase: MSRCPSWEALDLREAAPDGPVAFSADIGPACLLAAYRAGVYPFPASNEYTRTLNEVVFADQVQEGRIRLVGEESADPYAVSWWSPDPRPVLPVSAPHLSRSLARRLRNRLPWSTSLDRRFERVVRECRAGRTPLWLTEELISSLITLHDLGHAHSAEVWEDGDLVGGVFGLQLGSVFSMDSMFFHRPGASKVAVTDLAARFAQAGGVLLDAQRDSPHVRSLGGVLVPREQYMRQLRRTARDSLPMPTATLPARRLAQPRGSHCPPSSPDGR
- a CDS encoding amino acid adenylation domain-containing protein, whose translation is MTERDHPLAESAACVVLRNDEEQYAIWPADRRIPAGWRRIGGPASAACCGSLVDRLWTDMRPASARAGRRPPGSGPSTVPELVREQARREPSALAVLSDEGRLSYAELTSRADRLAHELRESGVGAESVVTVCLDRVPELVVTLLAVLSSGGAFLPLDPATPRHRMAALVGETGSRLVVSSPEHAPMFTGCEARIVYPGAAGEPATRTPSAGPPPSAHGPRPDDLAYVIYTSGSTGPPKGVMITHRSLAHSLTAAARAYELTPGDRVLHAAALGFDTSLEQNFATLISGATLVLAGTHTWAPSDLLHRLPEHGITVADLPPAYWHRIVSVPDGDESLASLRLVIIGGEIVTAKDCRAILRRIPGARLVNAYGLTETTITSTLCDLNEEVLAAPDTAVAPIGRPLEGNHVHVLDAALHPVPPGERGEIYIGGPGLARGIWRQPALTAQQFLPDPHGSAPGGRMYRTGDLGRRRSDGNVQVLGRVDDQMKIRGFRVDPAEVEAALVSLPEVGQAMVVARTRASGDRELIAYFTPASPPADGEAVVPARLRSALAEILPGYMIPAAFHGVERLPVTPGGKLDRRTVPEPGTAATTADADDRPVPQGMALLWGQILGVDRVRPHDDFFELGGNSLLAMEMLARTRVVFGIGITQIRDLTRSLLRYPTLAAFAESVRQARAGTLAHPDGGSVDFVAETDRRVPAVGRGAPAPDPRRPGDVLLTGATGFCGAHMIDELLRRTTGRILCLVRASDDRHAMERIRASHQRYVLSDLLSERVQPVVGNLGKPGLGLSPSRFEELGSVIDAVYHFGGQVNFIYPYHELRAANVDGTYEIIRLAAGRAVPVHFTSSMAVLAGFGPAGVREATETTPLRFPEYLSVGYVETKWVGEALLHKASAAGLPVAVYRLMDITGSSGTGVMNTSSEMAALISFIARTGLCPDIPLPLDFLPADHLARAIGHISTRHPARGEVYHLTNPRPTLLDSLAERLRRRGYPVQTIPYAEWIATLVKYAAGHPTDPITPFVPLFVDRCARADITVSEMYFQGVFPEFTRGNAERALTDAGIDIPPVDAGMMDRYIDFLQQADFVRPVESQAQGAARW